In Phormidium yuhuli AB48, one genomic interval encodes:
- a CDS encoding YihY/virulence factor BrkB family protein, translating to MIFRRSLRFLKTHWFDVLYDTYAGVTRQRLVGLSSEVAFNAMLAMFPAIMAALAILGQVLPERAVLDLITENLRMLPPEEVQNILDGFIDQLELPRGDGLLSLSFGAALWIASAALSSIMKALDRIHRVPKSQLRPFWKAKLISLALTLGSMLMLAVASILIIISDVIVNFLVDQVGEYEAELMYAWYQLTFPLALTLVAISFAFIYRYGPSIWQRGNPVIPGAITATVLWATVSNLFRLYVASFGSYNLYYGTVGAAIVLLLWLKLSAFAVLLGAQLNMSIGRFRRRNYRRYRQAQNSSQTSDETSGLDQPLDSSH from the coding sequence ATGATTTTCCGGCGTTCCCTCCGCTTTCTCAAAACCCATTGGTTTGACGTCCTTTACGATACCTACGCCGGCGTCACTCGCCAACGGCTGGTTGGACTCTCCTCGGAAGTGGCCTTTAATGCCATGTTGGCCATGTTCCCCGCGATTATGGCCGCCCTGGCCATTTTGGGTCAAGTCTTGCCGGAACGGGCCGTCCTAGATTTGATTACTGAAAATCTGAGAATGCTTCCCCCCGAGGAAGTTCAGAATATTCTCGATGGCTTTATCGACCAATTAGAACTCCCCCGAGGGGATGGCCTATTGTCTCTGAGTTTTGGGGCCGCCTTATGGATTGCTTCAGCGGCCCTGAGTTCGATTATGAAGGCCCTCGATCGCATCCATCGCGTCCCCAAAAGCCAACTTCGCCCCTTTTGGAAAGCGAAACTGATTTCTCTGGCCCTCACCCTCGGTTCCATGCTCATGTTAGCCGTCGCCTCCATTCTGATTATTATCAGCGACGTGATTGTTAACTTCCTAGTCGACCAAGTTGGGGAGTATGAGGCGGAACTCATGTACGCCTGGTATCAACTCACCTTTCCCTTGGCGTTAACCCTCGTGGCCATCTCCTTCGCCTTTATCTATCGCTATGGCCCCAGTATCTGGCAACGGGGAAACCCCGTCATCCCTGGGGCCATCACAGCAACGGTTCTCTGGGCCACCGTCTCCAATCTCTTTCGTCTCTATGTGGCCTCCTTTGGCAGCTATAACCTCTATTATGGGACCGTTGGGGCGGCGATCGTTTTATTGCTTTGGCTCAAGTTGAGTGCCTTTGCCGTGTTGCTTGGGGCACAGTTAAATATGTCGATTGGCCGCTTCCGCCGTCGCAATTATCGTCGCTATCGCCAGGCCCAGAACTCCTCCCAGACCTCTGATGAGACATCTGGCCTCGATCAACCCCTAGACTCCTCCCATTGA